One Pelmatolapia mariae isolate MD_Pm_ZW linkage group LG1, Pm_UMD_F_2, whole genome shotgun sequence genomic window, GTCATGTTTACGTCGTTCTGCAACCTTCATCAACACCAACCAAAGAAACCTCTGTTGTCCCATACTTCTGTCAGTTTGTGTCAACAGATGGCAAAATAGTCTGCTGTCCTTCTCCGGCCTTATTTCTTGTATTTCACAGGTTAGCCTACAGTGTGTCTTTACAGCCCAGAGCAACAGAATCAATTCAAACTATGAGGTCAGTTTTCACTCTAAAAGTATTTGCCCTTTCAACAAGCCTACAAGTGCTTAGGATGCTGTGTGTATACAAGGAGCAATCAAAAGATTTTGTGGCTCTGcccataaaaaagcaaaaaatcatACCTGATATTAGCTTGGCTTAGGTCACATGTTGCACACATTTGAACATCTTTCAGTGCTGTTGACATTTTGAGAATGCTCCCTGGAAGTGGTGTCTGACCACTTGCACTTACCTGTGGGCAATGTCATCATGGACCTCAAACTCACGCAGAGAGCTAAGATGAACTTTCTGTTTTCACCCAAGCATCATGTTGATTTTCATCACTGGAGATGAGAATCACAACTCAAAGACCAAACAATCAACAGTGTTCAAACCTGCAGGCGCCACAACAGTTCAGGAGCTGACCAGTCTATTTTTTTCATGAAGTTGCACACTGAATAATTCCCCCAGGGTCGACATCGGGTTGTCCCTTAATGCCCTGAAGCTTTAAAGGGAGAACATTTGAAGCAAACCACCTCAGCTGTGGCAACAGCCAGAGATCCATGCATGCCTTCCCAATTTTGGCTCCCTGAAAGTTCCTAGATTCCAAAAATGAAATTCAACTTCAAGGGTTAATACTTTCAGACCATGCGAAGGGGGTGAGCAACAAGCcatttttttgagtttttgccCCTAATAAAATATCTCTGTGGAGCTGCAAAACATATTCAGACCTTATAATGAACATGACACAGCCTGTTAGCTATGGATTATCAACATTAGTAACTGATACAACATGCAGTAGGGATTtatatgaatataaatatatcaaataaatatatgtaaccttgtatttttaacattaataccatgtttttattgtattaaaACGTTTAGAAATTTGTtaacaagaaataaaaaatttaaaaaactacTTGCATGTAAAAGCCTAGAGTCCAACCTCTGTTTGGGCAAATTATTCAAACCGAAAAAGTctattttaattattagtttgaatttgaattattattttgataattggcaataaaagaaaacaaaccctaAAAACATAGCCATtgctcattttcatttcaaagtattttttgTCATAACCACAGGCAGCTCCACAGCTGCAAGCTGGAGTCCTGTAGAAGATAAAATGCACAATCACAAATGTGCAATTGATAAATTAATGCTTTAAAGCAGGGATGTCAAATTTATCTTACATTGTGGGTCACATTAAAGCCCATGCTTATTTTAAgcagaccagtgaaactcccctttctgtcagtgtaaagaagtttacCTTAACCCTTAATCCCTGAGATATCTCAATATCAGAAGAAAGTGAAATTTCAACaatgtgtttcagtttttctgcatgataaagaaatactgctgtaagaaaagtaagaaatctgTCAATATGACTCTTTGGACTtaaactgtaagaaataaatgcatgaaattACATCTCACTGCCCAAACTTAATGTAATTATCAAACAAAGTGACCTAATTTCTATCAGGTATGgtttatacactttttttttttttggcagagTTGCAGAATTTTTGGATTGCACCTGGTATTGTACAACATGCTGGACAGACATATGtcataccaaaaaaaaaaaaaagagaagaagaagcatGAATTATGTATGCAAAAAAAGAAGGCTAATACAGGCAAGTGACTACTTAGAGGATTTCAGTTTTGCAGGTTCCTGTAGGTGATTTAGAAAGTTGATGTGTTCAAATCTTATTCAAAGTTAACACAAGAATGATTGCTTTGAGAGTTGCTGTAGTGTTCAATGTGGAGCTTTAAAtgctggttttatttttgtaccCAGAGCggggaaaaaaacaggagtATTAGCACCAGTGTTTTCCCCTTTTAGTACAAAGTTCAGAGAACAACATAAGCATCTaatgaaatatttatattttaatttaaaaaaaaaaacaataacaaaaaaacacaaaaatagatTTTGGGGTTGTTTTCAGTGTATGTATTACTGATGTATTACTTACcttatttaacctcctaggacctggcgtcaacatatgtggacatcacattttgggttgtctagaccaaaatactaaaatttCCTCTACAAGGGTCTGATATCAACATACGAGGACAtgatactgccactgttctagcgaaatttaaagtgaatgtCCTAATATGTGGacctcatttttctcagaaacaaaaatgaggttaaaaaaaaaaaaaaaaaaaagcacgtaattctttgtttttacattcatcaggtcccaatcagcccaaatagcaaagcgAAATTAAAAATGCGAAagatgaaagagttcgggtcttaggaggttaatttAAATGGTGTTCTATGGTTTTTGATTGATGCGAGGCAATTGTGTATTGAAAAATACGGCCAGTAAAGGAGAACATTTAGCTTTTTACTCACCTTATGCCGAAAAATCTACAACTAAAGCAATCTGAGCAATAAATATGTCAGATGTAATAACCGTAAACTACAAAATGTTTGTCTCAgtcacacaaactgttttaaatCCCCTCAAAAGGTGAAACAGTTTGCAGATGTATGCGTGTACCAGCAGTGGTAGAGACCGCTCTCTGCGATACAGAAACTTCTCCAAAATATCCAAAAaatcttttcatgtaaatcctgtTTGGTTGTCTAATCTTAGACTAATTTTTGACTGAGTTTATAAATGTATCACATACAGGTTTACTTGGCAGAAACAACTTAACACCTGACGGCACGGTCAAGATTTCCGATGGAAGAAAACaggtatatttttaaataatttaaacagCATTAGTAGCATTTTTAACTACCTGAACCTTTCCTTGTGCAATGTAGTTCACTAGCGCGGTGACCAAGGGGTAACAGTTCCACTGATAAGCAACtcttgttttcagtttaatgaATGATGTAAACAAGGCCTCAGACATGGCCTTACTGTAAGCTTCCTTCCTGTACCATGGCCCTGCACATGGAAATGTCTCTGTAAGCATGTGTCCTGCATTTATTACCTCCAAACAAGACTGCTTATTTCCAATCACTGAAGGAGGACTCGTGTAATCTATTTATGAATAAATATCATCTATTCTTGACAACTGGCAGTTAGTCTGGCTACAAGTTCAATTCTGAAGTCACAGAAGCAGTAAATAAAGGCATTTAGTGTGAAATTCAGTGAACAGTGCAACCCAGATCAGCACCATGTGGAGTTTTTCATTGCATCCCTGCTTGAAAACAGTAAAGTGTGGTCAATGcgctctcactcactcacacacttctCTTATTTTACCAGCTTCAGGTGATAATGATGCTGTCACTACTGGTGAGATTCACAGCATTCACGCATAcaatattttgtaataaaatgTCTATTTATTCTGTTTACTTTACAAAttggaaaacaaatgaaattaaCACATCTTAACAGGCATTTCCAAAAGCACTttcactgacagacagagaggaaacCCAGTGCAGAAATGACATTTACATCACATAAACCTTACATAACATAATAAACCTTGAATTTTTCAAATTGGACTCTTATttatgttaaagaaaaaaaacaaactccaaaTATCAAAATGAACCAGTCTACACACTGACCTACTGTAACTTGTGGCAATATATGACATTAAGTTTCTCTGTTACTAGTTGTGCCAAAACTGGCTGTGATCATGGAAATGTACCTGTCAACAACAATAGATGAACAGTTGGTTAGTCGTTACCCTGCCAAACAAACATGATGAATCTGACAGAGTAAAAGGTTTCAGAGGAGAAAATGGATAGTCTATTTGAAGACACTAAAAACAGTCAGGAGGCACTAATAGAACGCAGGTCTACACGTGCCAGAGAGCAGCCATACAAGCTTTAAACTGAGCTTGTATGACTACTCTCTGAATACTGCccatggaaaagaaaaacaatcaagGTCTTGCAGCGGCAGCACCATGCTGTGTGCATGCTTCTTTGCAAGTCTGACAGTTTTAAGAAACACTGGGTAgaataagtgaaaaaagaaaaaaggcagccATATGAGGAAAATGTGCCTGACATCTACCAAGGCCACAATTGCAAACACAGGAGTGGTTTCAAAACAGGCTTATCCTGGAGTTAAGGCTTCATGTCATTTGAGAAGTTGAGCTCATTCAGTCTTCATGAAACTGAAGCATCGACTTACAGTAGGTTGGAGAAAAGAGAATACATTTGTTTCCTACACTTTACTGAATAAGATTAATGCAAAGATTTAACCAGACAATCATGTGGCAGACATTCAGTGTGCAGTATAATGTctggatggggaaaaaaaaataacagtaaaactgAGAAGAGCCAAGCTGCTTTAAACTGACAACAGCAACTTAATACAACACATTAAACAGTGCAACACAGCATGTTGAGTCAAAGTGGATACAACAGTAGAAGACCACATCCAGTTCCATTCCAAATTTCAGTTTGGCATGAAAGTTTCAACTGGAacaaatctaaatattataagGTGTAAAATGAGAGAAAGCACAAGATAATccctttttttaatctaatgtagctataaatgtgtattttgtgaGCAGTGAGGAAGAAAATTCTGCTACTTTGCTAATGATCCTGCATTGCCTCACTGCATACACAGTTTATACTGCAACATGTCTAAGAATATGACTCACAATTTGATATGACTCATTTCACTGCTTCAGGTGTATTACTTTGCTTTAGTATAAGAATAGTAATGTATTTAAAGCTCTAGTGAGATAAAGAATGAAGATGCTATATTGGAAGACTTGTCTAGTTAGAAGTTCATAGGCTGAAAATCCAGATTGTTACCAAACTGTGTTCCTGCTACCTTGCTGAACCCAACCAGGACCGGCTGATCAGACATTTTTTTGGTCTTCGATTTAGTCAGAAAAGACGTGAAGGCGTCCCGACGCATTTCCACCCAGCAAGGCATTCCTTGTAGGATGGAAAGCAGTGACAGAGAGGACTGTGCTGAGATTCTCGCTGTCCATGAAGGAATGTTGGAGTTGACCGCTTTCATGGAACACCTGCACCCTCCTAGGCTTCATCATGCTCCCCACCACAAAGCAGTCTTCCTGTTTGGGGTCCCACACAGCTGATAGTTTGGTCAGCCAGCGACCTGTTTGCATGTCATGTCTGCCAATTTAGATTGAGAAGGCATGTTGAAAGTACAGAGTTATTAACACAGAGATGACTTAAAAGAAcaggaaaagtttaaagttCAATTTAGTGGATGTACCTGATGGTTGTCAGCAAGGGAGATTTAGTAGTCAGTGTAGATGTGTCATATATcctgttaaaataaagaaagaaagaaaaaaaggacattgTGTTGGAACTGAAAAAATTAAGCATATACAGCATGTCAGTGATCCATCAGCTTCACCTTATATTGTTATCCATACAGGAAGTAAGAACCCTGTTTCCAGTACAAGGGGAGAAATAAGCACTGGATACGCTTAAAGAGTGACCATGCAGCTGGGACACTGCCTGGTTTTTGGTCTTCTTCAGGTTTCGACTGTCATAAATACTAACTaccctgccaaaaaaaaaaaaaaaaaaaaaaaaaaacacacacaaaaataaaaaagcatacACTTAAAATTTAAAGACAGATTCACATAAAATAGAGACGTGTAAAcattacaaaaatataaaaatttaaaaagcccATACTTGCTTTCAGCCACCACAAAGTACTCCTTCTGTAAAGGGTGGACGTTAACACAACGCAATGTCTTGGGGTCCAGTGTGTGGAGGGATTCATGGGAGTTTCTGCAAATGAAATAACATACTTATGAAAATGTTTGAATGCAACATTAAagttgtttaaaagaaaaaaaaaaggtactaCTTTCATTACTTTAAGACAATGTCATTATCTCACCCTGGGGTGCGCCTGTCAACAATGGCAACCTCTCCATACCAGTTCCCGACCACTAGTGTCGAACAGTCATGTGACATGAAGTCAAACGTTTTCAGGCCATCTTCAATATCATACACCTAGGAAATGGACAACCTTTTTTATTCGTGGATCACAATGTAACCAGATTGAACTAAACTAATGAAGGTATCTTACATCATCAAAAACAGCCTTCTCTACGTCCATGCAGCGAAGGGATCCATCGTAGCTGAGGCTCAGCAGTTGTGTGGGATGAGACTTGGAGAATGCCATGCAGCCCACTGGACGGGTGTGGGGCTCAAAGAGCAGGACACCATCATCACCCCAGTCACCTCCCTAGAATAGCATACACATGCAGTAAATCAGTGGTTGGAATTCATTtgattaaataaagattttcagagcaaaaaaacaaaaagcaaaaaacaaacctgaatTCAAACATGAAGCAGGCCAATTAGCCTGAGGAGAATACTTGTGAATTTTGCAGCCTGACATGAAGCTTTACTGTTGAGACACTttctgccatctagtggtcaaGAACTAATGCATAGTTAAGGCAAAGAAAACTCACCAACTTCCAGAGTCCCACTTTCCCCCACTTGTCGCCCGCAGCCAGCAACAGGCTGCTGGTGCAGGGGTGGAAGGTTGCAGAGAAGATGCGATCCTTCACTACTTTGGCCACTTTGTCCTCATTTACCTTCATATTCTTCAGAGACGAACGGTACCTGTGTTCAGACATCAGTGCACTTGTTTGTTCATCTGTTTCTCAGGTTCTTCCAAAACATCTGACCCTCAGTACATCAAAAGAGTCACTTTTTGTAAACTGTGCAGTAATCTTACAtccaaataaaaatattaaatcttACCCTTTTAGGTCAAGCTGTatctttttatcttcttttacatcctgtgaaaagaaaagcaatttCATGACTTCCTAATTGAATAAGAACAGTTACTACAGTGGACACGCATAAGAAATTTGTTAGGAATTTTGTTCTTATGCTTGTGGCTAATATGGGTAGTATAAAGTATTCACATTTAAGTaggaaaggaggggggggggggcaacatGTTAAACTGAGTGAGCattgtaaataaatattgtatagaaaaaaagtgaaaatatcaTAGAAAGCTGACTCTTACCTCAGAGCAGAGCTCAAGAAGTTGTGGAGGCAGCTTGCTTCCTTCTTCCACATTCACTGGATCCATGGGCAAAGGGCCAGAGGGCTTCTTTGCTGGTGAAGACTTGAAAGCAAGTAAACAACTATAATGAGTAACATACCCAGAGAGGAAGaacgagaaaaaaaaacccgctAAAGAGACTTAAGATGCAGCAGTGGAGCTGTGTGAACTGACACATTACAGATGCATTATTAGACTACATGTTGGCACCTGTTCATAAATAAGTGTCCCTCTCGGTTCAGGAGGAAGCTCCAGGACCTcggcttcttttttttggagTCGCAGTGATTTGCGAGGTGGCACGActtcttttacagcagcatgTGCCCTGCAATCAAAGAAATGTAACATTACAGGAGGCCCAAAAAGATATGTTTTCTATTTTAACATGACACAGGGTCAGGATAAATTCAAACTGTTTTTCCAAACATAAAACCTTCATAAAAGTTACTTTTTTCTTGTACCTAAGGACGTTGAGTTGACAAGTCTAGTCTTATTTCCTGAGCTTCACAAAGTTCAGtctcaaaaacaaatacaaagtaTATTATAGGAGCACTGTGATGTTCCACAGAGAATACATGGGAGGGGAAAAACCATGTTGTTCTCATAAATTCTGCACCACTGTGGTTTTCCACAGTATCACGATGCCTGATTATTCCGACTGTACCGTGTGAGACCTCTCTGTGATGGCTTTGGTCGAGTCAGCTGCTTGAACTCCTCAGTGGcctttaaacaaaagaaaacaataactgATACTCTGATAATCCAGACAAATGACAGAATCACAGATATGGTCCTTTTCATAAGGATTTATTTCTCACTCATAGTCTACCTGGGTTAATTACACCAGTAAATATGGCTTGTAGCTGGTCTAAATGTTGCTGGCCCAATTTAAACTTTATGTTGATGGTGCTGATAGTGATAGGTTTAGGTCCATGAAAGATTTGCAATGCAGATGATAAAGGGCAGATTTAGTCAATAATATACCTGGAATAAGTTGATAGAAGACAGAAAAGCTTGGTTCTGTCTGATGTTCTCCAGGCGCTCCAGTTCATAGGCAGAAAGTCTCCCATACCCTTCCTGTTACAAAAAGATACAGCACTGACACACTGTTCCTTAGTTCCATAATATACCATgagctggatgactgagaacctgcaCAGACACctataaaaacatgtttctgtTAGTCACAAAGTCGAATTCAAACTGTGCAAAGTTTCTGTACTCACAGGTGCATGCTCCACGTCACTGTTTTCAGCATCCTCCTCATCTTTTGGTTGCTTATTCTGACTGCCATTTTCAGCGACAGCTTTTGTTTTCTATCAAGAAATTACGACAGAATTAACAAATCGTCAAgttttaaaatgactgttcgGCCCCATCACTGTGAACGAGCTCTCACCCTTTTTTTCTTGGGAGTTTCATGTTCGGGAGAGTACTGGAGGCGTTTAGGTGCAAGACCGTTTCTAGATGATCGTCGCACTGTCGCCTCGAGATTCTCAGGGGTAATTTCCTGCAAGGTGTCCCTCGTTAACAATTTAGTCAGAGACATTAAGGCACTCATTTAACTTTCTCACCGAAGATTTAGTGAACTCACAACACACCTTCACTAAAAACTGTGCTTCTTGATGCTAATGCTATGAGGCCGCTGCCTAAAACAGGGAGGATaagtttaaaaacaggaaaccacattaaaacaaaactacTGTACCTTCACAAGCACAACAGCTTCGCGCTTTGTTCGGAGAGTCGCCATTTTAGTTCATTTACAATGACAGGTACGAGTATTTGTTTGAGAGAAGCGAGAAGTGAGCGTCTCACAAGTGACAACTATTACGGTCACGACAATTACAAGGGGGCGCAATTGGCGCCACATGCTGCATATGTTTTGTAACTGGCCCTCCCCTTCTGTTGTGAAACAGAATCCTGGCACCTGATTGGTTTATATTTTTACGTCACGAGAAGAAAGGTTTAGGTCCCTCCCGCCAACAGCCAAGCTGCTGGGATGATGTTTCCATCTTATGGCAGGATAGGGGAATAGCAGTGACAGGAAAGTCATGGTTATTTATTCACAAATGCTATTGGTTAACGTTTAACCAACAAACTGCCAACGTTTGTCAgtggataaaacagaaaatctatATATATGAGAGAAACACACATtacattaacttttttttatttgcaaagtATACAGAAATAGATTAAAAAGATAATCAAAAACCTAAAATATGATTAATTGTCCTGATTTTGGGCCACATAAGGTTCTCAACAAATGTTCTATAATCATGGTGCATAAATATAaatgctgctgtaaaatcaacatTTAATCTTTATTTGTTTAGTTTGGCATGTAATTTGCAAAGGCCTGCCTTTGGCCTCAGGGTCTTGAGTTGAAATATGTGGCCTATATTGTTTCCATGGAGCACTATAGGTCATGTtagaaaaatctgtttttcactAATGCAGTTATTAAAGTATGATATACCATACTATGATTATTAATCAGTAATTAATCTATGTATGCACCCACTGTAGCCTCTTGACAGACATTAGTGATAAGGTTTTACACACAAGCACATGTTGAAACAcactatttaaaattaattttgtaAACATTGCAAGATCAATGGAAAAACATACATATCCACACAATTATGttttttatcacatttttttaggtttgtggaaaaacagaaaaatagttCTGTGCTACACTTACCTATGCATTTTATAATACACATGCACATAGCTACACTGAAACGTCTTCATCTATTATTGTGAGAGAGACTGAATGGGGAAAGGGTGTTTTAATGTAATAAACCTGTGCAAACATGATGATACATACTAGTCAAGATGCAGTATAGCTAAGTGCACAAGAATGTAGTTAGAAAGAAGTACTGTATATCTGTATTAATGTAAAGCATATGCTTCCTTAcccaaaaatgtaattattaaaatGAGTTTGTGTCTTAAAGTAATGACTGAATTTTTCTTTCCTTGCATTTGACTCAAAATTTTAATGTCtcagttttaataaaaacataataaggTGTTTAGAAATTAAACTTCCAGAAAACATGTTAGAAACCCTAAGTTGAGATCAGGCCTTTAGGCTGAATAAAATACATTTCGATACACACATGCTCAAGAGTTTCCACTTTGTTGCCCTTTTATTCAAATGCTTAAGGTAGAGGGTAAGAAGAGCAGGCAGCCAGTCCACACATGTTTTTTCCACGCTCGATCAAAAAATATCTGATGAAATAAAAAGGAGAGATATCAGCAATTCTTGCAAGCTGTTACAAGTCATAAAGCTCGGATACACACAGA contains:
- the wdr76 gene encoding WD repeat-containing protein 76 isoform X2; its protein translation is MATLRTKREAVVLVKEITPENLEATVRRSSRNGLAPKRLQYSPEHETPKKKRKTKAVAENGSQNKQPKDEEDAENSDVEHAPEGYGRLSAYELERLENIRQNQAFLSSINLFQATEEFKQLTRPKPSQRGLTRAHAAVKEVVPPRKSLRLQKKEAEVLELPPEPRGTLIYEQSSPAKKPSGPLPMDPVNVEEGSKLPPQLLELCSEDVKEDKKIQLDLKGYRSSLKNMKVNEDKVAKVVKDRIFSATFHPCTSSLLLAAGDKWGKVGLWKLGGDWGDDGVLLFEPHTRPVGCMAFSKSHPTQLLSLSYDGSLRCMDVEKAVFDDVYDIEDGLKTFDFMSHDCSTLVVGNWYGEVAIVDRRTPGNSHESLHTLDPKTLRCVNVHPLQKEYFVVAESKVVSIYDSRNLKKTKNQAVSQLHGHSLSVSSAYFSPCTGNRVLTSCMDNNIRIYDTSTLTTKSPLLTTIRHDMQTGRWLTKLSAVWDPKQEDCFVVGSMMKPRRVQVFHESGQLQHSFMDSENLSTVLSVTAFHPTRNALLGGNASGRLHVFSD
- the wdr76 gene encoding WD repeat-containing protein 76 isoform X3, with amino-acid sequence MSALMSLTKLLTRDTLQEITPENLEATVRRSSRNGLAPKRLQYSPEHETPKKKRKTKAVAENGSQNKQPKDEEDAENSDVEHAPEGYGRLSAYELERLENIRQNQAFLSSINLFQATEEFKQLTRPKPSQRGLTRAHAAVKEVVPPRKSLRLQKKEAEVLELPPEPRGTLIYEQSSPAKKPSGPLPMDPVNVEEGSKLPPQLLELCSEDVKEDKKIQLDLKGYRSSLKNMKVNEDKVAKVVKDRIFSATFHPCTSSLLLAAGDKWGKVGLWKLGGDWGDDGVLLFEPHTRPVGCMAFSKSHPTQLLSLSYDGSLRCMDVEKAVFDDVYDIEDGLKTFDFMSHDCSTLVVGNWYGEVAIVDRRTPGNSHESLHTLDPKTLRCVNVHPLQKEYFVVAESKIYDTSTLTTKSPLLTTIRHDMQTGRWLTKLSAVWDPKQEDCFVVGSMMKPRRVQVFHESGQLQHSFMDSENLSTVLSVTAFHPTRNALLGGNASGRLHVFSD
- the wdr76 gene encoding WD repeat-containing protein 76 isoform X1; the protein is MSALMSLTKLLTRDTLQEITPENLEATVRRSSRNGLAPKRLQYSPEHETPKKKRKTKAVAENGSQNKQPKDEEDAENSDVEHAPEGYGRLSAYELERLENIRQNQAFLSSINLFQATEEFKQLTRPKPSQRGLTRAHAAVKEVVPPRKSLRLQKKEAEVLELPPEPRGTLIYEQSSPAKKPSGPLPMDPVNVEEGSKLPPQLLELCSEDVKEDKKIQLDLKGYRSSLKNMKVNEDKVAKVVKDRIFSATFHPCTSSLLLAAGDKWGKVGLWKLGGDWGDDGVLLFEPHTRPVGCMAFSKSHPTQLLSLSYDGSLRCMDVEKAVFDDVYDIEDGLKTFDFMSHDCSTLVVGNWYGEVAIVDRRTPGNSHESLHTLDPKTLRCVNVHPLQKEYFVVAESKVVSIYDSRNLKKTKNQAVSQLHGHSLSVSSAYFSPCTGNRVLTSCMDNNIRIYDTSTLTTKSPLLTTIRHDMQTGRWLTKLSAVWDPKQEDCFVVGSMMKPRRVQVFHESGQLQHSFMDSENLSTVLSVTAFHPTRNALLGGNASGRLHVFSD